The following proteins are co-located in the Amyelois transitella isolate CPQ chromosome W, ilAmyTran1.1, whole genome shotgun sequence genome:
- the LOC106135867 gene encoding uncharacterized protein LOC106135867, giving the protein MAGSSSNAGGVLEYIKKNKSTVLLHAGHQYCVKTKNKNNSILWECTQRKKSKCTGSIIIQDERIIREKHHSICKPDFAGNEVAVRLANLKNKISDPESPGIPTAYNSAVSSLSDTGIDLIAAFPRFKNIKSTLYKHKNAALDVDKIEFQDLESVQVPQRYQDFLLADYSDDNCRILIFCSEWARHYMNTLKIFFGDGTFWICTKPFYQLYTIHGDLGSTEKYINILPLVYVLMSGKSQQEYELVFCMIKSQLPAWKPHIFKSDFENAAMNAMRNSFEDVSISGCYVHYRDAIWRKGKQLGLTKNKLTKRQVALSAVLPMLPPDKIMNGWFYIASQSPDDNKSEQFRRYMLTQWLKTDFIKVWCAFRQQHRTNNLAEAWHSKIKKRIGKKNPSLIRLLTALTEDASFYNVRAMQFHDFQDGISERSQQSIDRDIFIQEVQMALINGEITIGHCLEKLR; this is encoded by the exons atggCTGGTAGTTCAAGCAATGCTGGTGGTGTACTGGAGtacattaagaaaaataaatctacggTACTTCTACATGCTGGACATCAGTACTGTGTAAAAACAAAGAACAAGAATAATTCAATTCTTTGGGAATGCACACAACGAAAGAAATCTAAATGCACTGGATCCATTATTATTCAA GATGAACGGATTATAAGAGAGAAACATCACAGTATTTGTAAACCTGATTTTGCCGGCAACGAAGTGGCGGTGAGGCTGgccaacttaaaaaataaaatatcggaTCCGGAATCACCTGGCATTCCCACAGCATACAATTCAGCAGTGAGCTCCTTAAGTGACACCGGAATTGATTTAATAGCAGCCTTCCCTcgctttaaaaacataaaatcaacGTTATATAAACATAAGAATGCAGCACTTGATGTAGATAAAATTGAATTCCAAGACCTAGAAAGTGTCCAAGTTCCACAGAGATACCAGGATTTTTTATTAGCTGACTACAGCGATGATAATTGTCGTATACTTATATTCTGCTCTGAATGGGCGCGACATTATATGAACACATTAAAAATCTTCTTTGGAGATGGGACATTCTGGATCTGTACGAAACCCTTCTATCAACTTTATACCATCCATGGGGATTTGGGCAGTACagagaaatatattaatattttaccttTGGTATACGTGCTTATGAGCGGCAAAAGTCAACAAGAATATGAATTAGTTTTTTGTATGATCAAGTCTCAACTCCCAGCATGGAAACCTCATATTTTCAAAAGTGATTTCGAGAACGCTGCAATGAATGCAATGAGGAATTCATTTGAAGATGTCTCAATAAGTGGCTGCTATGTCCATTACAGAGATGCGATTTGGCGAAAAGGTAAGCAACTGGGactaacaaaaaacaaattgacgAAAAGACAAGTGGCACTTAGTGCCGTTTTGCCTATGTTACCACCAGACAAAATTATGAACGGTTGGTTTTATATTGCCTCCCAAAGTCCTGACGACAACAAAAGTGAACAGTTTAGGCGTTATATGTTAACGCAATGGCTAAAAAccgattttattaaagtatgGTGCGCATTCCGTCAACAACACCGTACTAATAATTTGGCTGAAGCCTGGCATAGcaaaattaagaaaagaataggaaagaagaatcccagccTAATACGACTTCTTACTGCGCTAACGGAAGATGCATCATTTTACAATGTCCGCGCAATGCAGTTTCATGATTTTCAGGATGGAATATCAGAGCGATCACAACAGAGCATTGATcgtgatatatttatacaggAAGTGCAAATGGCACTTATTAACGGAGAAATAACAATTGGGCATTGTTTAGAGAAACTTCGTTGA
- the LOC132904152 gene encoding uncharacterized protein LOC132904152, with protein MELGTQKPSRLLRRMRELARGKIPDSTLQIMWNGHLPSAVKAVLAVTEVKEELPIVADKVTEASRPVEVAELESRSTTNTTRDLTFMIQQLSIEVAELHRSRKPQRGRRGRRFRPPSSRTRDSSRNRKHPEWLCFYHYRYGEKATRCVNPCNWRQGRPSTPAENQLRYIQ; from the coding sequence ATGGAGCTCGGTACTCAGAAACCGTCTCGGTTACTTCGGCGTATGAGAGAATTGGCTCGGGGAAAAATACCGGACTCCACATTGCAAATAATGTGGAATGGTCATCTTCCATCTGCTGTAAAAGCTGTTTTAGCAGTAACCGAAGTGAAGGAGGAATTGCCTATAGTGGCTGACAAGGTTACGGAGGCGTCCAGGCCCGTCGAAGTGGCAGAACTGGAGTCACGCTCCACAACCAACACTACTAGGGACCTGACATTCATGATTCAGCAGTTGAGCATCGAGGTTGCGGAACTACACCGTTCTCGAAAACCGCAAAGAGGGCGGCGAGGTAGACGATTCCGACCGCCTAGTTCGAGAACTAGGGACTCCAGCAGGAACCGTAAACATCCAGAGTGGTTATGCTTTTACCACTATCGCTATGGCGAGAAGGCTACCAGGTGTGTCAACCCATGTAACTGGAGGCAGGGCAGACCGTCCACGCCAGCGGAAAACCAGCTGCGATACATCCAGTGA